The following nucleotide sequence is from Anaeromicrobium sediminis.
TCTTTCTTTAGTGGCAGCACATATAGTATTAAACATTTCTAACTCATTAGCCTTATTTTTCAGTTCATTGGTTATATCATTCCAAAGTTCATGGGTAATTGTAGTTTGAGCTACAACACAAATTTTTTCACAATTTGGTACAGAATCTAAATCCTTACTAGATTCTACCACATATACATTATCTTCACACCATCCTCTTATACCTATTACCTCTGGATGCTTAGGGTTACCTATAATTACTAGGGTATAACCTTTCTTACCATATTCCTTTGCTATGTTTTGGACTTTTCTAACAAAGGGACATGTGCAATCTATAACCTCTATATCTAATCCTTTAGCGTCTTCATATACCCTAAGAGGAATTCCATGGGACCTGATAATTAAAGTGGAATTTTTCACTTCTTCTAAATCTTCTTTAGCTTTTATTCCTTCATTTTCAAGTTTGCTTATAACTTGGTTATTATGTATAAGAGGTCCATATGTATATATGGAATCATATTTTTTTGCAGCCTCTATTGTTTCATTCATGGCTTTTTTAACACCAAAACAAAAGCCTGCATTTTTAGCAACTTCTATTTTCAATATTATTATACCTCCTATGAATACTTTTATTTAAATTCTACACTTTTTTACAAATTCCTTCTAAATATTATCTTTTATTCTATAAAAGATAATATTTCTTTTATTACTTCATTTATGTTCTTCCTTGTACTATCTATTTCAATGGCATCATCTGCCTTTTTTAAAGGAGCAATCTCCCTCTCACTATCTATTTTATCTCTTTTTCCTATATCTCTTTTTATATCTTCTAAATTTACGTCAAATCCCTTTTTAATGAACTCTTCATATCTTCTATGAGCCCTTTCTTCTATGGATGCTGTCAAGAAAAATTTGTACTCAGCCTTTGGAAGAACGAAAGTACCTATATCTCTTCCATCCATTATAACACTTTTTCCTTCTGCTATTTTTCTTTGAAGTTCTACCATTTTTTCTCTTACTTTCCCTATGGCCGATACGGCTGATACATTTTTAGTTACTATGGGAGTTCTTATTTCTTCATTTACACATTGTCCGTTTAAATATACGTTAGAACTATCTAAGTCAATATCTATTTTACTCAAAGTTTCTTTTACTTGTTTTTCATCTTCTATAGAAATTTCATTGCATAAAAAGTTTAGTGTTACTGCCCTATACATGGCTCCCGTATCTATGTAAACTAAATTCTTAAGCTTGGCAATTTCCTTTGCTACTGTACTCTTCCCCGCTCCTGCCGGTCCATCTAATGCTATTGTTATCTTTCTCATCCTAAAAATTCCTTTCCTCTATTTAATTTTATACGTTCATTCCTGCCAAATAACCTGTGGAATATGCTATTTGTAAGTTATATCCTCCCGTTAAAGCCTCCACATCTATAACTTCACCTGCAAAATAAAGACCTGAAGTCTTTTTAGATTCCATAGTAGATGGATCTATTTCTTTCACATTAATTCCTCCAGAAGTTATTATGGCTTCCTTTATAGGTCTAGTTTTTGTAACGGTCATAGGTAATTTTGTTATATTATCTAATAAATTTTTTCTTTCTTCCTTAGTTATCTGATTTACTGTTTTCTCTTCTTCTATATTGGATAATTTAATTATTACAGGTATTAATTTTGCAGGTAATAAGTCCTTTAATGCATTTTTAAATTGTTTATTAGAATATTTTTCAAAATCCCTTTGAATTCTCTTATCTAATTTATCTCTATCAAGGGCTGGCTTTAAATTAATAGTAACTGCCATATTTCCCTTTTCTAGATATTCATTTATATAATTGCTAGCGCTTAAAACTAATGGGCCTGATATACCAAAATGTGTAAATAGCATTTCTCCAAAATTAGAATATACTACTTTATTTTTATGATGGAATTTTATTTCCACATTTCTAAGAGAAAGTCCTTGAAGCTCCTTAATCCATCCTTCTTTCGTTTCAAGGGGTATAAGAGCAGCCTTTAATTTTACTACATTGTGTCCAACCTTCTTAGCAAAATTATAACCATCGCCTGTAGCTCCTGTAGTAGGATAGGATAATCCGCCTGTGGCTATAATTATTTTTTCACAATTAATTTTTTTATTATCACTTAATATTACTCCTGTTACTTTATTGTCCTTAACAATAATGTCTTTTACTTTAGTGTCCAGTCTCACATCCACTTTGTATTTTGACATATTTTTTTCTAATGCCTTTATTACATCACTAGACTTATCAGAAACGGGAAATACTCTAAAACCCCTTTCTACTTTTGTCTTTACACCATGTTCATGCATCAAGTTTATTATGTCATCATTTGTGTAACTATAAAAAGCACTGTATAAAAAGTTCTTGTTTGTAGTAACATTATTTATTAATTCTTCTACATCTTGGGCATTAGTAATGTTACATCTGCCTTTTCCTGTAATATATATTTTCTTTCCCAATTTTTCATTTTGCTCTAATAATACGGTCTCATTTCCTTTACTTGCAGAAGTGGCAGCTGCAATCATTCCCGCTGCGCCTCCTCCTATAACAATTACTTTACTCAATTTTATCTTCATCCTTTACTCTATATTTTCTAAGTGAGCAGTATCATTTAATGTTTTAATAACTGGACCATAATCCCTATACTCTATTATATTTATAGATGTATTATTTTGAGTTATTTTATAAAAGTCTGATAATGGCATTTCCATAATGCCTAAAATTATGCTTTTAATTGATATGCCATGAGATACTATTAATATAGTTTTCCCTTTATTTTCTTTAATAATATAATTAATTATTTCTAATGTCCTATTTTGGACATCTACTAACTTCTCAGCTTCAGGAATTAGGGCTTTATGTGGATTATTTCTCCATATAATAAAATCATCTTCGTATTTTTCTTTTATTTCACTAGTTGTTAAACCTTCCCATTTTCCAAAGCTCATCTCTCTTAGTCTATTGTCTTTTATAACCTCTTGATCTAGTTCTTTTGCCACCATTTCTGCCGTATGAAAGGCTCTATCTAAATCACTACTGTATATTTTATCAATCTTATAATGCTTTAGCCTTTTTGCTAATAATTTAGCTTGATTTAGTCCATTCTTCGTCAAACCTATATTTTTACTACCTTGAGCTCTATGTTCTAAGTTCCATGTAGTTTCACCATGTCTTACGATAATTAGTTTCGTCATGCCATTCCTCCTAACACTAAGAACAATTATACATTAAATTATATAATCATAAAATATCCTTTTGATTATTTTATCCTTTCAAATAATAATAATTTAATATGGGGTATAAAATTAGTGGCAAAATTATTATTACTTGAAAAAATTTAAAAAAAGCCACAGTTTTCACTGTAGCTTCTTTTATCTATAGACTAGATCCATCTTTATTATCGTATACATTTTGCTTTTTCCATATATTTTCAAGCTTGTTAAAGGTAGTTGAGATTTTATCTCTTTCTTTCATACCTAGTGCAACTATTAGTGCATTGATTAAGCTAAGTGGCGCTACTAAAGAATCTACAAAAGATGCCATGTTACTTCTTGCTGTCAAAGTATAATCTGCTATTTCCGTTATAGGAGACACTTTACTGTCTGTAAGACCTACAATAGTAGCTCCTTGTTCTTTAGTGTAATTTAAGGCATTCAATGTAATCTTAGAATATCTAGGAAAACTAATTCCAATTACTAAGTCTCCCTCTTTAACTCTTAATATTTGCTCAAATACGTCACTTACACCTAATCTTACTACTCGTACATTATCTAGTACCAGATTTAAGTAAAAACCTAAATACTCTGCTAAAGTGCTCGAACTCCTAAGACCTACTATATAAACTCTGTCTGCTTCTAAAATTTTATCAATTACGCTTTGGAATAATTTGTCATCTAATTCGTCAATCATATGACGTATATTATCCATATCAGCCTTTAGAACTTTCTTTAATACTGTACCACCATCTTTGTAGTCTTTTGACATTTCAAGTCTCTGTACAGTAGTTAATTTTGTCTTAACAAGTTCTTGGAGTTCTTTTTGCAGTTGGGGGTACCCATCATATCCTAATGCATTAGCAAATCTTACTACTGTAGATTCACTTACTCCTACCTTGTTTCCTAGTTTTGAAGCCGTCATAAAAGCTGCCTTATCATATTCGTTTATAATGTATTGCGCAATAAGTTTTTGCCCCTTACTTAATCGTGAAAATTTCTTTTGTATAATCCTAGTTAAATCTACCTTTTCTTCTTTCATGTTTTATATACCTTTCTTCTTAAAGATTTTCTACTAGCTTATATCCTTCGTATAAAGCTTTTTTGTTTAGCTCTTCAGTTCCCTTTGGAACTCTGCTTAACACTGCTTTTTCTAAAGATTCTTTTTCTACTAATCCTAATTCTCCGTTTATAACACCTAATGCAACGATGTTAGCCACTACAGACTTTCCAACTTCATTAGCTGCTGTATCAAGTATTGGTAATTGTATAACCTTACCACACTTTATATTATCTCCTAATTTTACCTTTGTGTCTACTATTAAAGTAGTATTCTCATTTACTTCTTTACCATATTTGTCACACGCTATTTGAGTTAAGCATAAAAGCATATCAACAGTTTGAACTTTAGGGAAATCGATTTCGTCATTACTAATGATTACTTCTGCTTTACTAGCTCCCCCACGAGCCTCTGGACCATATGATTGAGATTGAATAGCATTTTTGCCTTCTAATATTCCAGCTTCTGCTAGTATTATTCCACCAAGGATTAGACCTTGACCACCTGAACCTGTTAATCTTAATTCTTTTTTATTAGACATATTATCTCTCCTTTGATAATCTATCAATGATTTTTTGATATTCTTCAGTGTATTCTGGTGAAGTAGTGCTTACGAATTCACCTATTAAGAACTTACCTTCTAATTGTTCTTCAGTTAACTTTTCTGCTCTCTTTACATCAACAGCGTGATCTTTTTGCCACTTAAGCATGTTAACAGAGTCACCTTTTTTGTTCTTTCTTCCGTAGTAAGTTGGGCAAGAACTGATTCCTTCAATTAATGAGAATCCTTTGTTTTCAATACCCTTTTGGATGTACTTAATAAGTGGGTTAACATGGTATGCAGTTGAACGTGCAACGTAAGTTGCTCCTGCTGCCGCACCTAAGTTACAGATATCAAAAGGTCTATCAATATTTCCATATGGTGCTGTAGTTCCTAAGTCTCCTGTTGGAGTTGCTGGAGAATATTGACCACCTGTCATTCCATAAATATTGTTGTTAAATACGATAGTTGTAATATCTATGTTTCTTCTTGCTGCATGAATTAAGTGGTTACCACCGATTGCAGATGCATCTCCATCTCCTGTAATTACGATTACAGTAAGCTCTGGTCTTGCAAGTTTAACTCCCGTAGCAAAAGCTAATGCTCTACCGTGAGTAGTGTGTAATGTATTAAAGTCCATGTATCCTGGTGCTCTTGAAGAACATCCGATTCCTGATACTACACAAACCTTATCTTTATCTAAACCTAAATTTTGGATCGCTTGTGCTATACCACGCATTAAGATTCCGTGGCCACAACCTGGACACCAAATATGAGGTAATTTATTCATTCTA
It contains:
- a CDS encoding 2-oxoacid:ferredoxin oxidoreductase subunit beta yields the protein MSSQLIQDTFRMNKLPHIWCPGCGHGILMRGIAQAIQNLGLDKDKVCVVSGIGCSSRAPGYMDFNTLHTTHGRALAFATGVKLARPELTVIVITGDGDASAIGGNHLIHAARRNIDITTIVFNNNIYGMTGGQYSPATPTGDLGTTAPYGNIDRPFDICNLGAAAGATYVARSTAYHVNPLIKYIQKGIENKGFSLIEGISSCPTYYGRKNKKGDSVNMLKWQKDHAVDVKRAEKLTEEQLEGKFLIGEFVSTTSPEYTEEYQKIIDRLSKER
- a CDS encoding 2-oxoacid:acceptor oxidoreductase family protein, yielding MSNKKELRLTGSGGQGLILGGIILAEAGILEGKNAIQSQSYGPEARGGASKAEVIISNDEIDFPKVQTVDMLLCLTQIACDKYGKEVNENTTLIVDTKVKLGDNIKCGKVIQLPILDTAANEVGKSVVANIVALGVINGELGLVEKESLEKAVLSRVPKGTEELNKKALYEGYKLVENL
- the cmk gene encoding (d)CMP kinase, coding for MRKITIALDGPAGAGKSTVAKEIAKLKNLVYIDTGAMYRAVTLNFLCNEISIEDEKQVKETLSKIDIDLDSSNVYLNGQCVNEEIRTPIVTKNVSAVSAIGKVREKMVELQRKIAEGKSVIMDGRDIGTFVLPKAEYKFFLTASIEERAHRRYEEFIKKGFDVNLEDIKRDIGKRDKIDSEREIAPLKKADDAIEIDSTRKNINEVIKEILSFIE
- a CDS encoding MurR/RpiR family transcriptional regulator, producing the protein MKEEKVDLTRIIQKKFSRLSKGQKLIAQYIINEYDKAAFMTASKLGNKVGVSESTVVRFANALGYDGYPQLQKELQELVKTKLTTVQRLEMSKDYKDGGTVLKKVLKADMDNIRHMIDELDDKLFQSVIDKILEADRVYIVGLRSSSTLAEYLGFYLNLVLDNVRVVRLGVSDVFEQILRVKEGDLVIGISFPRYSKITLNALNYTKEQGATIVGLTDSKVSPITEIADYTLTARSNMASFVDSLVAPLSLINALIVALGMKERDKISTTFNKLENIWKKQNVYDNKDGSSL
- a CDS encoding histidine phosphatase family protein, encoding MTKLIIVRHGETTWNLEHRAQGSKNIGLTKNGLNQAKLLAKRLKHYKIDKIYSSDLDRAFHTAEMVAKELDQEVIKDNRLREMSFGKWEGLTTSEIKEKYEDDFIIWRNNPHKALIPEAEKLVDVQNRTLEIINYIIKENKGKTILIVSHGISIKSIILGIMEMPLSDFYKITQNNTSINIIEYRDYGPVIKTLNDTAHLENIE
- a CDS encoding BaiN/RdsA family NAD(P)/FAD-dependent oxidoreductase encodes the protein MSKVIVIGGGAAGMIAAATSASKGNETVLLEQNEKLGKKIYITGKGRCNITNAQDVEELINNVTTNKNFLYSAFYSYTNDDIINLMHEHGVKTKVERGFRVFPVSDKSSDVIKALEKNMSKYKVDVRLDTKVKDIIVKDNKVTGVILSDNKKINCEKIIIATGGLSYPTTGATGDGYNFAKKVGHNVVKLKAALIPLETKEGWIKELQGLSLRNVEIKFHHKNKVVYSNFGEMLFTHFGISGPLVLSASNYINEYLEKGNMAVTINLKPALDRDKLDKRIQRDFEKYSNKQFKNALKDLLPAKLIPVIIKLSNIEEEKTVNQITKEERKNLLDNITKLPMTVTKTRPIKEAIITSGGINVKEIDPSTMESKKTSGLYFAGEVIDVEALTGGYNLQIAYSTGYLAGMNV